atgacattcaataaaacaagctataatattaaaatgcatgGAGTTTAAATTATGCCTATTATGATTATTtaactttatgatttttttggCAATTATAGTTTTTGTGAAATTGTTCTCAGAATGATGGCTTTATCAGTTTAATTACAATTGCtgttctgtaaaaatattaaCCAGAGAAGATGCTGgctgaaatattttcagagttaagattagtttaactgtctttttaaaccagggataaaataaagcatagaccATAGGATTCAGACCTGAGTTAATATACACGACCCACATCAAAAAATTAATGGTTGTGGAAAAAACTGCCGATATGGAACAGATATAGTATGGAATCCAACAAAGCAGATAAACTGtgacaatgattcctaatgtcagagcagctttgctcTCAGATTTCCTTCTCACTGAAccttcatttatgcatttgccaCCCTTCATCATGGTGTTTATAACAttcacttgctgatgtacaaCATAGAAAATTCTCAAATATAAAGATATGATCAGGATACAAGGAAAAATTAAACACATGATCAGATCAGTAACACTCCAAGCAAAACCCATCATAACAGAACACTCTCCATAACACGTATTTGTTGTGCGTGAAAAGTCAAAATGACCATTATTAATTGCAAAGGCAGTGCTATAAGTTGAGGAGAAGACCCAGCTCAGACAGATGCTTATTATTGTTTTAGTCATGGTTATTTTCTGTGGGTACTGTAAAGGGTGACAAACAGCCACATAACGATCaacagcaattaaaactaaattactaagaGATGCTGTGAGAAGCATCGCAAAAAATATTGAATAGAGTCCACAGAAAGTGTCTCCAAAGTACCAACACATCTCAATCAGCTTTATGGCCTCTATGGGCATCACAAGTCCAACAAGCATGTCGGCAACAGCAAGAGAGGGGATGAGCAGGTTggttggagtgtgaagcttcttgaagtgagagatggagatgatcaccagcaggttcagaaaTATAGTCCATGctgacagcaatgaaaaaaacatatacatgatATTGGATTCGTGTCTGGAGTGCTTTCCCTTGATACATGATGAGTTGATAGCAGGAAAGCAGTATTGAATCTCATGATCCTCTGTCTCATAGACCATGTGTGAGTCTCCTACTGTTATGAGTTTGTTCTTCTCTCATTACTGTCCGTTCATTTATAAAGTGTCAGTGATCACACTGACCAACCCATCAACCGCCCACACTGATGCTGCATAACAACATTATTTTCCTCCAACACTTTCAACTTTAATGTGACTGATGTGATCTTTGAACACCTTATTTAGGACCTTTAAAGTATTCCTgctatacattttttgtaattattattttcccATTAATTATCTAGATGGGTGACCCTCAATAGTCTAATctgttccatcacaatttcataatgaaccaaatatatttataatttttttaccaaAAGGTCTCTAACATTTTgctttacaatttaattaaatatatatttattctgtcATGCTGCAAGTCCCTAAGCAAAGCACAGCACTTTGTTTACGCAAGAAGCTGAGTATGTGGTGTTTTCAGAAATCTGGTTCCCAAGAATGCAGCAAACTCAATGTCTgcatttgttttgaatttaacATATATTTGAGAAAGTAAAGTACCAAAAGTAATTAATGCAATGTGGTTGCATAGGGCCCCATGTCATGGGTGCAGATAGCAATCCTTGGTAACAATACCTTTGATAAAGATTGTGGAAATAAAGTGAGGTAGATAATTGCACATTACTAATGAAGAAAATCAGTATGGATGTGTGCAAGATTATTTGACaacatttaaaagatgcacggAGGAGAAGCCCAAACTAAACTCAACGGCCATATGATGTTGATATAATCATGGTCCATGATATTGGCAAAGAAAgtgtaataaacaattatttgtgGCTGTATATAGTTCTCAAGATGGAAATGACATTTAGCTCCCACTTTATGGTTGGGGTGCCCGGGCGCTTGATCTAAActggttgtccctattctcttaatgagtaatgggtgttttttgggcgtaacgtgcaataaaccaatcaaagtctcatcttccattccctttaagagccagttgcgctcgtgccatgacgaatttgctatttacacggcggaatttggcaagtgcGAATACAGAACTTGTCTTCGAGATGAAATGGAGCTGCTCATGTGTGTgcaaatagcctaattctgatacatgcgatgactatgcattatgacatgtaggcatttatatatatatatatatatatatttaattagccaacaaaaaaaatcttatgcattgcaatccttacattttttatatttgccatgtctgtgtgctgctgtgcatccctgtgtttaataagcagcgtgtaccattgcgccagactttagaccaggtttgagctaTTGAGTCTATTTCCAGCTCCTTgaaatagcaatgcaccagcaatgcacctgaacacacctcttttttagccCAGTACGCAAAAATTTGTGCAAATGcttttgctaattaaacaacgtagcactggactgaaactagcaaacacacttgcgctgcgccttgcatcacattgcacaaaaaaatgtattccatggCTCTATCTTCCTTATAGCAGCGATCATGACAGAAAACCAGACCAAAACAGTATATTccttttatttttccattatatTTCTGCACGGTGCTTTTTGTTTCCATTGTATGTTTCTATGGATCACCTCTCCCATCCGGAATACCCCCTCCTCCTGCTGGAGAAGGGAAATAGAGTGTTCCTGGTCCTCGCTGCTCTAATTAGCTGCCAGTTTATACATCTCGTGCAGAGCACTGTCAATCCAAGATAGTCCTTATGCGAATTACGCTGCCTTTGTGGAGTGAATCTCAGGAGAATCTCGCCAGTTCCATTCCTGACCCAGTGTCAAGCTCACCATCTCCCCAATGTTCTCTCGCAGGGAACATCCACGGGGTTGGCCTCTTCGTGAAAACCAGACGCGTACCCTACCACCTCACAGGGCACATCTGCGGGTTCGGCCGCTTCGTGAAAGCCTGAAGCGAGCCCTGCCTCGCAGGGAACATCAGGGGACTCGGCCACTTTGTTAAAGCCAGAAGTGAGCCCTGTCGCCTCGCAAGGAACTTCCTGAGCCACTCAACCTCAGAGCCAGGTTTACGTAGTCCTCCAGCATCTCCTGGGGGTGCCAGTATGGCATGACAGTTTTAAAGGGCTCGCCTAGTCCTCCCCAGAAGAAGACCATTAAGCAGGTCTTCTCTGTCGCCGAAAACCGAGCCCTCAATGctatcaatgtcaaatgcagaaacattaaCTCAtccattcatgacctcaaggttagattattgtaatgctttattgggtggttgttctgcacgcttagtgttactagaaccaggaagtatgaccatattactGTTAACTGTTAACTCTGCATtgactccctatcaaacattgtatagattttaaaatcttgattATTACTTTTAAAGTCCTGAATTATTGAGCACCTCAGAAttttcagtatttgaacaagctattattgcactatagtcctccacgtccactgcattctcaaaactctgaaactgacaatttgataataccgcaaatatcaaaatcaactgtggggtGGCAGCCCTTTTCCTAAttagctcccaaactctggaacaacatacctaacattgttcgggaggcagacacactgtcagtttaaatctagattaaagacccatctatttAATCTGTCTATTTAATCTGTCCGAATTTAATTTTCTCCAATtcaatttggataagacagagatattaattatgggaccaaaaaaaaacatatttccaatgttacaaaaactgcattcttccatcttagaaacattgccaagctacgaaacatgttatctgtttctgatgcagaaaagctagttcatgcatttatgacctctagactggactattgtaatgcacttctcggtggttgtcctgcttcgtcaataaacaagctacaggtagaactaacaattattgctacatgtgtgactgcatcatatcataattattaattaataatattaataatgttcattgtctagctgactacgtcttgtattatttttttctaaaagtcctgtcaaacgtgcacaaactgacagtcatcaccataagctactactaaatattgtagaaacataattttctgtaaagttgctttgtaacgatttatattgtaaaaagcgctatagaaataaacttgaattgaattgaaaacttgaattgaatcttaaacataacacactaacacatttctaatattcaaatacattaaaagatgTTTAGGCTGGATTAGTAAGGAAAATCCTGAATTGGGAACATttcccataacacacaatgtacttgctacatcattagaatggcatatatttttctgtttctctcttattccgaggtctttgtagccaccagatccagtctgtatccagatccacagtcaagacattgtctcctagatggccaccaggacaagactacaggaaacagatgattcttctgcaaaatctgactggaactgaactgctggttttgaccggtaagaggagaactggccccctgactgaacctggtttctcccaTGGGTTTttatccattctgtcaccgatggagttttggttcctttctgccgtcacctttggcttgcttagttggggacacttaattaccAACAttttcgttgacttgattgcacagatactatttaaactgaactgagctggatgatgacataatttaattaaatgatgaactgtctttaagcTTTACTGACagactattttcctatttaatgctgttaaaagcactatataaatgaaggtgacttgacttgacaataaaatacaatgtgtAAACATAAGTTAAtaacttttacagcatttattaatttagattaatattcatttctacatatactaatacattttaaaatttcaatcGGCATAATAACAACCAATAGTACTTAATAACTGCCATTGTTatagttaataataaattattatattatataatattatattatattatattatattatattatattaataaatgttgtaaaaaaatattgtaaaaaaaaaaaatcatgaccccccccccccccccaaaaaaaaaacatctctctctctctctctctctctctctctctctccttaattaaaagttgtgtaatttgattatcTCATGTAAATAAACTGTAGATGCAAatggaaacactgcaaatattTCCTGTAGTCCATGGGTTGAAATGTTATTTACAGTAAACTCTGAAGTCCTGTTATGGACATCGTAATTTGTTATTTATGAAATGTGCACCTGAGGATGCTGTTAAGACCTGTGCTACCTGTGCATGCAGAGATGATCCTCAAGTGTATCAATCATTCATTAAAGGTTCAAAAGAAACcttcttcaaacacacacaacaatctgATGCAACAGTCTCACTTCATATTAAGCGACCCTATAATACCTATGTACTTACATATAACTAGaagtgtatgtagtatgtagtcACAGTGTAAGTACAAATTGATACAAAGTATCTacatatgtaatatttctgtaactcCACACATGTAACAACCCTCCAAATGGTTTGTGTTATTAAAAATTTCTAacaggacatatatatatatatatatatatatatatatacacgttgtAACAACAAACAAGAGCAATAAGAGTATAAGAGCAATTAGAACCGTTTGATCTAGTGGGTgtagatgggtaggtttagggatatgTAAAAGTATCTCAAGTTGGATCTCAAGTTGGTGGAGTAGGTGCACCATTGTAGTACCAGTGTAACTCCTCAGCAGCTGTCCGCTTAATATGTAGTGTAACATTCTGGAAACCAACCACTTACACTGTGGTAACATATGTACACATCTAGTTAATATGTAAGCACACAGGTATTAGAGCCACAATGTAAAGTGGGACCACCAGTCTactaaaataatccaaaagtggcatacaaaattaaatgataaataaaaggaaaaggaaaagtgTATTAGCGGTCAAAACTATTTAATTAGTCAAAGCATTtgattagaaaaagaaaaaatggattAATTTCAGCCTTTGtttggatcaaaaaaaaaaagaaaaaaaaggcctaCATGGGGTGATGTTAAACACTTACAGCATTAATTTATTCAGAttagtttaaatgaaaaattgaaCATGACTTCAATTTACTTGAAACGTtagaataaaatatgtaatattgttatttatctgtgtgtgtagCTCCACCCTTTAAATGCTTTTTGGATGAATCTGAAGTTATTTTGTTTCAGATAATTTAATATGAGGTGTGCTGTAAAccattttaattaatctttttgtGATGAACCACCACAATAATACACATGACACTTACACAAAGTTATAATTGACTGTCCTGTTTTTGTCTGTTATTGATATATCAGCACAGATTCAGCATGACTGATAAAAGTGAAGCCTAATACAGAATTTCTGTCTTTATCATTTATTCCATTAGATTAAAAGTATTTATGATTACATTTTCCTAATAAGCTAATGCATCACaacttaacatatatatatatatatatatatatatatatatatatatatatatatatatgttataaaataaactctatgcattttaatattatagttatattttaatattatatatatatatagttctcagGCTGATGGCTTTATCAGTTTAATTACAAttgatgttctgaaaaaatattgaccagagaggatgctggctgaaatattttcagagttaagatgagtttaactgtctttttaaaccaggggtaaaataaagcatagaccATAGGATTCAGACCTGAGTTCATATGTAAGAcccataataaaacatttatggttGTGGAAGAAGCTCCTGATATGGAACAGATATAGTATGGAATCCAACAAAGCAGATAAACTGtgacaatgattcctaatgtcagagcagctttgctcTCAGTTTTCCTTCTCACTGAACCTTCTTTTACACATTTTCCACCCTTCATCAGGGTGTTTATaactttcacttgctgatgtacaaCATAGAAAATCCTCAAATATAAAGATATGACCAGGACAcaaggaaaaataaaacacaagatCAGATCAGTGATGCTCCAAGCAAAACCCATCATAACAGAACACTCTCCATAACACATGTTTGTTTTGCGTGAAATGTCAAAATAACCATTATCAATAACAAAGGCAGTGCTATAAGTTGAAGAGAAAACCCAGCTCAGACAGATGCTTATTATTGTTTTAGTCATTGTTATTTTCTGTGGGTACTGTAAAGGGTGACAAACAGCCACGTAACGATCaacagcaattaaaactaaattactaagaGATGCTGTGAGAAGCATCGCAAAAAATATTGAATAGACTCCACAGAAAGTGTCTCCAAAGTACCAGCACATCTCAATCAGATTTATGGCATCTATTGGCATCACAAGTCCAACAAGCAGGTCAgccacagccagagagagaatgatcaggttggttggagtgtgaagtttcttgaagtgagagatggagatgatcaccagcaggttcagaaacacagtccacactgacagcaatgaaaaaaacatatacatgatATTGGATTCATGTCTGGAGTGTTTTCCCTTGATACATGATGAAttgatggcaggaaagcagtGTTGAATCTCATGATGCTCTGTCTCATAGACCATGTGTGATTCTCCTATCGTTACGAGTTCGTTCTGCTCTCCTTACTGTCCTTTCTTTTATACAGAATCTGCATCAGACTGACCAACCCATCTACCGCCCACACTGATGctgcattataacattattttccTCCAACATTTTGAACTTTAATGTGACTGATGTGATCTTTAAACCCCTTATTTAGAACCTATACAGTATTccttttatatttgtttacttattATCTTCCTATTAATTATCTTGATGGGTGGCCCTCAATAGTTTAATCGGTTCCATTACAGTTTCATaatgaaccaaaaatatttattaaacttttcatATTTGCCCAAAAGGTCTCTAACATTGTGctttgcaatttaattaaatatatatatatatatatatatatatatatatatatatatatatatatatatatatatatatatatatatatatatatatatatatatacacacacacacacacacacacacacaggtccttctaaaaaaattagcatattgtgataaaagttcattattttccataatgtaatgataaaaatttaactttcatatattttagattcattgcacaccaactgaaatatttcaggtcttttatggttttaatactgatgattttggcatacagctcatgaaaacccaaaattcctatctaaaaaaattagcatatcatgaaaaggttctctaaacgagctattaacctaatcatctgaatcaactaattaactctaaacacctgcaaaagattcctgaggcttttaaaaactcccagcctggttcattactcaaaaccgcaatcatgggtaagactgccgacctgactactgtccagaaggccatcattgacaccctcaagcgaaagggtaagacacagaaagacatttctgaacgaataggctgttcccagagtgctgaatcaaggcacctcagtgggaagtctgtgggaaggaaaaagtgtggcaaaaaacgctgcacaatgagaagaggtgaccggaccctgaggaagattgtggagaaggaccgattccagaccttgggggacctgcggaagcagtggactgagtctggagtacaaacatccagagccaccgtgcacaggcgtgtacaggaaatgggctacagagaagcagcactggactgttgctcagtggtccaaagtacttttttcggatgaaagcaaattttgcatgtcattcggaaatcaaggtgccagagtctggaggaagactggggagaagtaaatgccaaaatgcctgaagtccagtgtcaagtacccacagtcagtgatggtctggggtgccatgtcagctgctggtgttggtccactgtgttttatcaagggcagggtcaatgcagctagctatcaggagattttggagcacttcttgcttccatctgctgaaaagctttaagGAGAAGAAGATTTTGTTTTTTCAGCACGTCCTGCCACCTGcgcacagtgccaaaaccactggtaaatggtttactgaccatggtattactgtgctcaattggcctgccaactctcctgacctgaaccccatagagaatctgtgggatattgtgaagagaaagttgagagacgcaagacccaacactctggatgagcttaaggccactatcgaagcatcctgggcctccataacacctcagcagtgccccaggctgattgcctccatgccacgccgttTGAAGCAGTCacttctgcaaaaggattcccaaccaagtattgagtgcatttccctcatcatttagacaggcacatataactccactacttaagaaacccaacctcaacccatctcttttacagaactacagaccagtttcccttcttccttttattgcaaaaacacttgaacgagctgtgttcaaacaagtctctacatttctcacacacaacaatctccttgacagcaaccaatctggcttcagaagtggacattcaactgtgacgtccttgctctcagttgttgaagctctaagactggcaagagcagaatccaaatcttcagtacttatcctgcttgatctgtccgctgcttttgacacggttaaccaccagatcctcctatcaacgctactagtgaaaggcatctcaggaacaacacttcaatggtttgagtcttacctatcagataggtcctacaaagtatcttggagaggtgaggtgtccaagtctcaacatctaactactggggtgcctcagggctcagttcttggaccacttctcttctctgtctacatggcatcattaggttctgtcattcagaaacatggcttttcataccactgctatgctgatgacactcaactctacctctcattccatcctgatgatccgacggtagctattcacatctcagcttgtctatctgacatttcttcctggatgatggaccatcaccttcaactcaaccttgccaagacagaactgcttgtgattccagcaaacccatcgttccatcacaatttcaccatcaagttaggcacatcaaccataactccttcaaaaacagctagaagccttggagttatgattgatgatcagctgactttctcagaccacattgctaaaactgtctgatcctgcagatttgctttattcaacatcaagaagatcaagccctttctttcggaacatgctgcacaactccttgttcaagctcttgttctgtccaggctggactattgcaatgccctcctggcaggtcttccagccaattctatcaaacctttaaaagtaattcagaacgcggcagcaagatacatttttaatgagccaaaaagaatacacgtcaaacctctgtttatcaatttgcactggcatccaatagctgctcgcataaaattcaaggcattgatgtttgcctacaaaactaccactggctctgcacccatttaccttaattcgttacttcagacttatgtgccatctagaagcttgcgttttgcaagtgaacgttgcttgattgtgccatcccaaagaagcaaaaagtcacttttacggacttttaaattaaattttcccttctggtggaatgaactccccaactcaatccgagcaactcagtccttagccatcttcaagaatttgcttaaaacacatctcttccatctttatttgaccctctaactttaacactcactattctaattctattctataaaaaaatctaactacctttctaatcttttttgtattctattttctattcatttattatgcaattgtatatgtatgtgtgtgtgtatgtgtaaagacctctaactagcttgcttcACACATAGGCTACTCCGTCTGTAGTTCCATGCGTATGCGTATgcgtttcgtttttttttttttttattcacccatgttaacagattccagcgttcacacggTTGCGATCCATCAGTGCTTTCCAAGAGCTTTGCGTCTGCAGCAGGGCagtgatcgtttacgtaccgagtagcggactgcaaacgtgtcctgtgtgaaagcacaatgagtatgagtccgtgctgcttcagcaccacatatgTAACTCACACggactgtatacgcactgcagacggattacgtgtgaaacaggcgtgcgtc
This genomic stretch from Carassius gibelio isolate Cgi1373 ecotype wild population from Czech Republic chromosome B21, carGib1.2-hapl.c, whole genome shotgun sequence harbors:
- the LOC127986000 gene encoding trace amine-associated receptor 13c-like, with amino-acid sequence MVYETEHHEIQHCFPAINSSCIKGKHSRHESNIMYMFFSLLSVWTVFLNLLVIISISHFKKLHTPTNLIILSLAVADLLVGLVMPIDAINLIEMCWYFGDTFCGVYSIFFAMLLTASLSNLVLIAVDRYVAVCHPLQYPQKITMTKTIISICLSWVFSSTYSTAFVIDNGYFDISRKTNMCYGECSVMMGFAWSITDLILCFIFPCVLVISLYLRIFYVVHQQVKVINTLMKGGKCVKEGSVRRKTESKAALTLGIIVTVYLLCWIPYYICSISGASSTTINVLLWVLHMNSGLNPMVYALFYPWFKKTVKLILTLKIFQPASSLVNIFSEHQL